A region from the Mycoplasmopsis bovigenitalium genome encodes:
- a CDS encoding ATP-binding cassette domain-containing protein yields the protein MRIIKELFKKINTKLTKYTEEDYTEYQRILNSVIAQQEDKDLPAIELKNVYIDFGETLAVDDVSFKIPEGSLVTLLGPSGSGKTTALNAISGLLTISSGKVRFYGKNVTTLTPQKRKIGFVFQNYALYPHMSVYANIAFPLKNDPEWQNGIITKRIIAQTKINNMYLAKLGASESERDEYLKNVINTRATLNELERLYSRAISKRRSELSSAQSNYKLALNKYNAQTTILAKNVLERFDQLKEEYKKIVSNIKYEKGIEKANGIVKEVKELTILPEINESGLLKFVRPSVQAETKEQKWELMHAELSKLLAKYDALIAKVSQLEKLDYSQKDAILLAKLERKLLRNQTICKHGIKLIEIEQKNVDKLAQLKQELRTAEQNIKTISKDAVKRAARNLKIVPIIMQKEHARLEAELDAKYKFKQAMEEDKKQRNFNFTKEERDEITEISKDIISIAKAMHRDVLEVAKRVNILPILQKKPTRLSGGQQQRVSIARAIVKKPKILLMDEPLSNLDAKLRINTRQWIREIQQSLGITTVFVTHDQEEAMSISDIIVCMSVAKVQQMGTPMELYNKPANQFVARFLGMPEMGLMPGKYENGTLEIMGVKIEGITLEDRDSAEVNVGVRAEDFEIITASNKKAQFKGTVVNTEQFGKESKLIVKLKDDTKLNFLISNKYDFKVGDVIKFNVPTNRLHIFDAVSENRIEYTC from the coding sequence ATGAGAATTATTAAAGAACTATTTAAAAAAATAAATACTAAATTAACTAAATACACTGAAGAAGATTACACTGAATATCAAAGAATTTTGAATTCAGTAATCGCTCAACAAGAAGACAAAGATCTTCCTGCTATCGAACTTAAAAATGTTTATATCGACTTTGGTGAAACTCTAGCTGTAGATGATGTTAGTTTCAAGATCCCTGAAGGTTCATTAGTCACTCTACTAGGACCTAGTGGTTCAGGTAAAACAACAGCATTGAATGCTATCTCAGGTTTATTAACAATAAGCAGTGGTAAAGTTCGTTTTTACGGTAAAAATGTTACAACATTAACCCCACAAAAACGTAAAATCGGTTTTGTGTTCCAAAACTATGCACTTTATCCACACATGAGTGTTTATGCTAACATTGCATTCCCATTAAAAAATGACCCAGAATGACAAAATGGTATTATTACAAAAAGAATAATAGCTCAAACTAAAATTAATAACATGTACCTAGCAAAACTTGGTGCTAGCGAAAGCGAAAGAGACGAATATCTTAAAAACGTTATTAATACAAGAGCAACATTAAATGAGTTAGAAAGATTATACTCAAGAGCAATTTCAAAAAGAAGAAGCGAACTTTCAAGCGCTCAAAGTAATTACAAATTAGCTCTAAACAAATACAATGCCCAAACAACAATTCTTGCCAAAAACGTTCTAGAGCGTTTTGACCAATTAAAAGAAGAATACAAAAAAATTGTTTCAAACATTAAATACGAAAAAGGAATTGAAAAAGCCAACGGTATTGTTAAAGAAGTAAAAGAGCTTACAATTCTACCTGAAATTAATGAATCAGGTCTATTAAAATTCGTTCGCCCAAGTGTGCAAGCAGAAACCAAAGAGCAAAAATGAGAATTAATGCATGCAGAATTAAGCAAATTACTTGCTAAATATGATGCATTAATCGCTAAAGTATCTCAACTTGAAAAACTTGATTACTCACAAAAAGATGCAATTCTTCTTGCAAAACTTGAAAGAAAACTACTTAGAAACCAAACAATTTGCAAACACGGTATCAAATTAATTGAAATCGAGCAAAAAAATGTTGATAAGTTAGCTCAATTAAAACAAGAATTGCGTACAGCAGAACAAAACATTAAAACAATAAGTAAAGACGCAGTTAAACGTGCTGCTCGTAACTTAAAAATTGTTCCAATTATTATGCAAAAAGAACACGCTCGTCTAGAAGCTGAACTTGATGCAAAATACAAATTTAAACAAGCAATGGAAGAAGATAAAAAACAACGTAACTTCAACTTTACTAAAGAAGAACGTGATGAAATCACTGAAATTAGCAAAGACATCATTTCAATTGCAAAAGCAATGCACAGAGACGTTCTTGAAGTTGCTAAACGTGTAAATATCTTGCCAATTCTTCAGAAAAAACCAACAAGACTTTCAGGTGGTCAACAACAACGTGTTTCAATTGCACGGGCAATTGTTAAAAAACCAAAAATCTTGTTAATGGATGAACCATTATCAAACTTAGATGCCAAATTACGTATTAACACACGTCAATGAATTCGTGAAATTCAACAAAGTCTTGGTATAACAACAGTATTTGTTACTCACGACCAAGAAGAAGCTATGTCAATTTCAGATATTATTGTCTGCATGTCGGTTGCTAAAGTTCAACAAATGGGTACACCAATGGAACTATACAACAAACCAGCAAACCAATTCGTTGCTCGCTTCTTAGGTATGCCTGAAATGGGTCTAATGCCTGGTAAATATGAAAATGGCACTCTAGAAATTATGGGTGTAAAAATCGAAGGTATAACTCTTGAAGACAGAGACAGTGCCGAAGTTAATGTTGGTGTGCGTGCTGAAGACTTTGAAATTATTACAGCTTCAAACAAAAAAGCACAATTCAAAGGAACAGTTGTAAATACCGAACAATTCGGTAAAGAATCTAAATTAATTGTTAAGTTAAAAGATGATACAAAACTTAACTTCCTAATTTCAAATAAATACGACTTTAAAGTTGGTGATGTAATCAAATTTAACGTACCTACTAATAGACTACATATTTTCGATGCTGTTTCAGAAAATAGAATTGAATACACATGTTAA
- a CDS encoding phage tail tube protein: MFKSNNTSELWIATKPQADELEKDYKQIKFITELKHNYNVKKEDRTYFHNKGKTTAITTGVSESLTVSIDYDDEQQAHKYLLKLLLGDIENLNNQFIKVKLKNFSTGTKTADIEITGKTTINFKNHIPSGNADEIVKLQIDFIPQDDAWKISEIEHQEDNREE, translated from the coding sequence ATGTTTAAGTCAAACAATACAAGTGAATTATGAATTGCAACCAAACCACAAGCTGACGAATTAGAAAAGGATTATAAGCAAATTAAGTTTATAACCGAATTAAAACACAACTACAACGTCAAAAAAGAAGACCGAACTTATTTCCATAATAAAGGCAAAACCACCGCTATTACTACTGGCGTTTCTGAGTCGCTTACTGTTTCCATTGATTACGATGACGAACAGCAAGCCCACAAGTATCTTTTAAAACTATTGTTAGGAGATATTGAAAACCTAAATAACCAATTCATAAAAGTTAAACTAAAAAACTTTTCAACCGGAACAAAAACCGCAGATATTGAAATAACCGGCAAAACTACCATTAACTTTAAAAACCATATCCCATCGGGAAACGCTGACGAAATTGTCAAATTACAAATTGATTTTATACCACAAGACGACGCTTGAAAAATTAGCGAAATTGAACACCAAGAAGACAATAGGGAGGAATAG
- a CDS encoding carbohydrate ABC transporter permease: MLNKFFREKSLSTNNKFVFNFAVKKLANRNNAISESVVDRRTPFIIAFLLILPALAILFTFTVIPFIFNIISAVTHRETVKGVETITFVGFQNVTKLFGLLTFAVAVRNSFIYGILVLPLSMIISLLVSSLIASVIRKRIRGFLQTIFFLPYVTNIVAVSLAFVQIFQQNGQFNQILRAFGFDGDVNWLGDTAGGLAAFKSIVVMLINGVWGGLAFNILLFTTAMLSVDKNLYRSASIDGVGGSKQFFTITLPSIKKTISFIMTMGIINGIKVFPLALFENKPDLAVNAGASTLMLFIFYYVKNVNDYELAGAASIILFIIGVSYSTIIRAGFKVLSLASINKGESDVWNKIKNSAEISELKAKTQERFSYSASTW; the protein is encoded by the coding sequence ATGTTAAATAAATTTTTTCGTGAAAAAAGTTTAAGCACAAATAATAAATTTGTCTTCAACTTTGCAGTTAAAAAGCTTGCAAACAGAAATAATGCAATTTCTGAATCAGTTGTTGATCGAAGAACTCCATTCATCATTGCATTTCTATTAATTTTGCCAGCTCTTGCAATTTTATTCACATTCACCGTCATTCCTTTTATCTTTAATATTATTTCAGCGGTTACACACCGTGAAACAGTAAAAGGCGTTGAAACAATAACATTTGTAGGATTCCAAAACGTTACAAAATTATTTGGTCTATTAACTTTCGCAGTCGCAGTGCGTAACTCATTTATTTATGGTATTTTAGTACTGCCACTGTCAATGATTATTTCATTGCTAGTTTCATCACTTATCGCATCAGTTATCCGTAAGAGAATAAGAGGTTTTTTACAAACTATCTTCTTTCTACCTTACGTTACTAACATTGTTGCTGTGTCACTAGCATTCGTACAAATTTTCCAACAAAATGGACAATTTAACCAAATTTTAAGAGCATTCGGCTTTGATGGCGATGTCAACTGATTAGGTGACACCGCTGGTGGATTAGCTGCCTTTAAATCAATTGTTGTTATGCTTATTAATGGTGTTTGAGGCGGTTTAGCATTTAATATTTTATTATTTACAACAGCAATGTTATCCGTAGACAAAAACCTATATAGATCCGCTTCAATTGATGGTGTGGGCGGAAGCAAACAATTTTTCACAATTACATTGCCATCAATCAAAAAAACAATTTCATTCATTATGACAATGGGTATCATAAACGGTATTAAAGTCTTTCCACTAGCTCTATTCGAAAACAAACCAGACTTAGCAGTTAATGCTGGTGCATCAACTCTAATGTTATTCATTTTCTACTATGTAAAAAATGTTAATGACTATGAATTAGCTGGTGCTGCATCAATTATCTTATTTATAATTGGTGTTTCTTACTCAACAATTATTCGTGCAGGATTTAAGGTATTAAGTTTAGCTTCAATTAACAAAGGAGAATCTGATGTTTGAAACAAAATTAAAAATTCAGCGGAAATTAGCGAATTGAAAGCTAAAACGCAAGAGAGATTCAGTTACTCAGCAAGTACTTGATAA
- a CDS encoding IS3 family transposase, with protein MSRHFIKEEFDMIYKIYNEFGLKQTINYINDISPDTNFITRKHLLERIRKIIRYYNNGMQDQLLDKKGANRKPGSGRPKKPIEPDWNEFTKEELIEIAKRYYEINKNKSKSGKLSEAKKLNIPYSKSAKIFNVCRQAVAKFKTRVIKVKEHKNDAIIRKSFLDNKGRYGRLRLSAYISMKYNIYINPRSLGRDLKRLNLICKIRKQRRKSEIKNTKFALPDIVKRDYNDKLNRNIFATDVSYVKAPRDVKDNHVFLSVIIEHKTKKIRDFKLSVNNDIDLVMDNINTFMSIDKDFIIHSDHGFQYTSKIYIDKINKMGGTVSLSRVGNSLDNREVEYWFSIIKSECLNELDYSKITLEDLKKIIADYIFWYNNYRIQSILNWKTPQQYAMMLK; from the coding sequence ATGTCAAGACACTTTATCAAAGAAGAGTTTGATATGATTTATAAAATCTACAATGAATTTGGGTTAAAACAAACAATAAATTATATAAATGATATTTCGCCAGACACAAATTTTATAACGAGAAAACATCTACTTGAAAGAATCAGAAAAATTATAAGATACTATAATAATGGTATGCAAGATCAATTATTAGATAAAAAGGGTGCGAACAGAAAGCCAGGTAGTGGTAGACCTAAAAAACCAATCGAACCCGATTGAAACGAATTCACAAAAGAAGAATTAATAGAAATAGCTAAGAGATATTACGAGATCAATAAAAATAAATCAAAATCAGGAAAACTTAGTGAAGCTAAAAAACTAAATATTCCCTACAGTAAATCTGCAAAAATTTTTAATGTATGCAGACAAGCAGTAGCAAAATTTAAAACTAGAGTTATAAAAGTAAAGGAACACAAAAACGATGCAATAATTAGAAAATCCTTTCTTGATAACAAAGGTAGATATGGTCGCTTAAGGTTGAGTGCTTATATTTCTATGAAATATAATATTTACATTAACCCTCGAAGTCTTGGAAGAGATTTAAAAAGATTGAATTTAATATGCAAAATTAGAAAACAAAGAAGAAAGAGCGAAATTAAGAACACTAAATTCGCTTTGCCAGATATTGTTAAACGCGATTACAATGACAAATTAAACAGAAATATTTTCGCTACCGATGTTTCATATGTAAAAGCGCCAAGAGATGTTAAGGATAACCATGTATTTTTGTCTGTAATAATTGAGCATAAAACTAAAAAAATCAGAGATTTTAAATTATCTGTAAACAATGATATTGATTTAGTTATGGATAATATAAATACATTTATGTCTATCGATAAAGATTTTATTATTCATTCAGACCATGGATTTCAATACACTTCAAAAATCTATATTGACAAAATAAATAAAATGGGAGGAACTGTTTCATTATCCCGTGTAGGAAATTCTTTGGATAATAGGGAGGTTGAATACTGATTTTCTATTATAAAAAGCGAATGTTTAAATGAATTAGATTACAGTAAAATAACTTTAGAAGATCTGAAAAAAATAATTGCTGATTATATATTTTGATACAACAACTATAGAATTCAATCAATTTTAAATTGAAAAACACCACAGCAATATGCTATGATGTTAAAATAA
- a CDS encoding thermonuclease family protein, with protein sequence MSNFKKLGLLITGFSLTTSFVSASCTNTKLYNKNVKVKGEGKWDIKLDKNSEFVKSKVFKAKIVGHSDGDTFTVEALEQVLSNSINVGDHIKLRLAGIDTPEKAVGSQKAVNPELHWAKKASAFAEKTLPIGKVVHVFFGTKDGFSRLTADVFFKKDGSEAANYWDADTSYCVEITKAGLTLPHASNAQKATEADSIEYYTYYPIALALKYAYDNKKGFFGSGFVGFFAGKHPKDFEKIYKLKPNTSWKLFWPYDEESFTNPDYIWYYNAEEQRTYIPE encoded by the coding sequence ATGAGTAACTTTAAAAAGTTAGGCTTATTAATTACAGGTTTTAGCCTAACAACATCTTTTGTGAGTGCATCATGCACAAACACAAAGTTATACAATAAAAATGTTAAAGTTAAAGGCGAAGGAAAATGAGACATAAAATTAGATAAAAATTCAGAATTCGTAAAATCAAAAGTTTTTAAAGCCAAAATCGTAGGTCATTCAGATGGTGATACTTTCACTGTTGAAGCACTTGAACAAGTATTATCAAATAGTATAAATGTTGGTGATCATATAAAACTAAGACTTGCAGGTATTGATACGCCTGAAAAAGCAGTTGGCAGCCAAAAAGCAGTTAACCCTGAATTACACTGAGCCAAAAAAGCTTCTGCATTTGCAGAAAAAACATTGCCAATTGGCAAGGTTGTTCACGTATTTTTTGGCACAAAAGACGGATTTAGTAGACTTACTGCTGATGTATTTTTCAAAAAAGATGGCTCAGAAGCTGCAAACTACTGAGATGCAGATACATCTTATTGTGTTGAAATAACAAAAGCAGGATTAACACTGCCACACGCAAGTAATGCTCAAAAAGCAACCGAAGCTGACAGCATTGAATATTACACATACTATCCAATTGCTTTAGCACTAAAATATGCGTATGATAACAAAAAAGGATTTTTTGGTTCAGGATTTGTAGGATTTTTCGCAGGAAAACATCCTAAGGATTTCGAAAAAATTTATAAACTAAAACCAAATACTTCATGAAAACTATTTTGACCTTACGATGAAGAATCATTCACAAACCCAGACTATATTTGATATTACAACGCTGAAGAACAAAGAACTTACATACCAGAGTAG
- a CDS encoding P68 family surface lipoprotein has protein sequence MNKNKLLLTLGAMSATLAISSPLLAASCKKEDVIRFDVTFSRGKDQWNALDDVIKVYNAKVDEYHAQKNKEIKELEQKIAIAKKEDKKEEKETLNKKLEAIKAELAEHIKVKLDNIGSGYGAGHGSIVTNLKNKNISSLPNITVNYGSTISEIVNYGKQVDISDKARFGNLAISRDLLDPRFTKTNDKISGVKPNGLYSVPFFKSTVAFGINGPIYKYVFKTLKEAGLTIDAKLTKQFKLDDNSWEEDIEVIKGEGYFGKAKSNEDIKKIFTKERYPENTIKEDIFKDFSSLLKFITDAIQIFETSSNVSKSSVALLGIDDPSGIINTTLYSNLNADDSKMLMAVTDSGGTSKVNFENIKDNNSEVHRAFKELYDLMKEAIQKGALKIFGGGSYSSSDQVQHKLGGNFGSTAGYTHNFTGNRSVIVSFNDGPTLTSGKVITNGKNALIFMNDNTRLLQEKVDEKAPAGVYLKAEKSIIDKIVKLETDTQIIYVKSNDQNLTKIKELAKGNDFEEIGEITQVKRSFAQKADGTKDTQPKDTETKYTLFQIKATKSKEESSKYKISIGNDNSLQEEELVVITPPQKLKKEDLRTSAFLQGPNLFVIDKGDRHNKATMHFLKFMTDLNAKHIFGKSKTEMTAFDYISKTASYVIPYKGFEDKVKKDESVIENKYVKLANDLFVDNNITWYEEPNDKNSSPFRESLNAILKSSSESMRGGKGTTDFEKIVSNIKEKTKGLNNK, from the coding sequence ATGAATAAAAATAAATTACTATTGACGCTTGGCGCAATGTCTGCTACATTGGCTATTTCATCTCCATTGTTAGCTGCATCGTGCAAGAAAGAAGATGTAATACGTTTTGATGTAACCTTCTCAAGAGGTAAAGATCAATGAAACGCTTTGGATGATGTAATTAAAGTCTACAATGCAAAAGTTGATGAATATCATGCACAAAAAAATAAAGAAATAAAAGAACTTGAGCAAAAAATTGCTATAGCTAAAAAAGAAGATAAAAAAGAAGAAAAAGAAACTTTAAATAAAAAATTAGAAGCTATAAAAGCTGAGTTAGCTGAACATATAAAAGTTAAATTAGATAATATAGGTTCAGGTTATGGTGCAGGTCATGGAAGCATTGTTACAAACCTAAAAAACAAAAATATTTCTAGCTTGCCAAATATTACAGTTAACTATGGTTCAACAATCAGTGAGATTGTTAACTATGGAAAACAAGTTGATATTAGTGATAAAGCTAGATTTGGTAATCTAGCAATTTCAAGAGATTTGCTAGATCCGAGATTCACTAAAACAAATGATAAAATCTCAGGTGTTAAACCTAACGGTCTATACTCTGTTCCATTTTTTAAATCAACAGTTGCTTTTGGTATAAATGGTCCAATTTACAAATATGTTTTTAAAACATTAAAAGAAGCTGGATTAACAATCGATGCTAAATTAACTAAACAATTCAAATTAGATGATAATTCATGAGAAGAAGATATTGAAGTAATTAAAGGTGAAGGTTACTTTGGTAAAGCAAAAAGTAATGAAGATATCAAAAAAATCTTTACAAAAGAAAGATATCCTGAAAATACAATTAAAGAAGATATTTTCAAAGATTTTTCATCTCTTCTTAAATTCATCACTGATGCAATTCAAATTTTTGAAACATCATCAAATGTTTCAAAATCATCGGTTGCATTGCTAGGTATTGATGACCCTTCAGGAATTATTAATACAACACTGTATTCAAACCTAAATGCTGATGATAGTAAAATGCTAATGGCTGTTACTGATTCAGGTGGCACTTCAAAAGTTAACTTTGAAAACATTAAAGACAATAACTCAGAAGTGCACAGAGCATTCAAAGAGCTATATGATTTAATGAAAGAAGCAATTCAAAAAGGTGCTTTAAAAATATTTGGTGGTGGTTCATATTCATCATCTGACCAAGTACAACATAAATTAGGCGGTAACTTTGGTTCGACAGCGGGTTACACACATAACTTCACTGGCAACAGATCTGTTATTGTATCATTTAATGATGGCCCTACATTAACCTCAGGTAAAGTAATCACAAATGGCAAAAATGCATTAATTTTCATGAACGATAACACAAGACTTCTTCAAGAAAAAGTTGATGAAAAAGCTCCTGCTGGTGTTTACTTAAAAGCTGAAAAATCTATCATAGATAAAATTGTTAAACTTGAAACAGATACACAAATTATCTATGTAAAAAGCAATGATCAAAATCTAACTAAGATTAAAGAACTTGCCAAGGGTAATGATTTTGAAGAAATAGGTGAAATTACACAAGTTAAAAGAAGTTTTGCTCAAAAAGCAGACGGAACTAAAGATACACAACCAAAAGACACAGAAACAAAATACACTTTATTCCAAATTAAAGCTACAAAATCTAAAGAAGAAAGTAGCAAATACAAAATTTCTATTGGAAATGATAACTCTCTACAAGAAGAAGAATTAGTTGTTATCACTCCACCTCAAAAACTTAAAAAAGAAGACCTAAGAACAAGTGCTTTTCTACAAGGTCCAAACTTATTTGTTATCGACAAAGGTGATAGACACAATAAAGCAACTATGCACTTTTTAAAATTCATGACTGATCTAAATGCTAAACATATATTTGGCAAATCAAAAACTGAAATGACAGCATTTGATTATATTTCAAAAACAGCTTCATATGTTATACCATACAAAGGTTTTGAAGACAAAGTTAAAAAAGATGAATCTGTAATTGAAAACAAATATGTTAAGTTAGCAAATGATTTATTTGTTGATAATAATATTACATGATATGAAGAACCTAACGACAAAAACTCAAGTCCATTTAGAGAATCATTGAATGCAATATTAAAATCAAGCAGTGAATCAATGCGTGGTGGCAAAGGAACTACAGATTTTGAAAAAATAGTAAGTAACATTAAAGAAAAAACTAAAGGTTTAAATAATAAATAA
- a CDS encoding carbohydrate ABC transporter permease, translating to MFETKLKIQRKLANWKLKRKRDSVTQQVLDKSLATVLTKYFAKLILLTFFAMIIMIPFIYMILLSSMSNTQADAVKQGQSSIWPQEWHIAKNLASAANGSGESFFPPFNNPEALAKWLENFPQTYLFSFILTLANVLLSIVLKVFVTMLLGYGFSLKKWRGKEIIWWFLMMLLVLPEVALLSGQQWVVFKLNNIPRPADKFSEFTYNLFIIAVPFVASIFNGLMYRNAFESIPNRIKEVAMIDGAVGAKYLFKIAIPMVQPTTLTIVILTTLASWNSYLWPSLIAGTNYRVMSVWLFDVGKDHSSTTADDRVFYNIKMAGAILVILPMFAFFLVARRKIMNAISRQGSTIKG from the coding sequence ATGTTTGAAACAAAATTAAAAATTCAGCGGAAATTAGCGAATTGAAAGCTAAAACGCAAGAGAGATTCAGTTACTCAGCAAGTACTTGATAAATCGCTAGCAACAGTTCTAACTAAATATTTTGCTAAACTTATCCTTTTAACCTTCTTTGCAATGATAATTATGATACCTTTTATCTACATGATTTTGCTTTCTTCAATGTCAAATACCCAAGCCGACGCTGTTAAACAAGGCCAATCAAGTATTTGACCACAAGAATGACATATTGCAAAAAACTTAGCATCCGCTGCTAATGGATCTGGTGAGTCATTTTTCCCGCCATTTAACAATCCAGAAGCACTTGCTAAATGACTAGAAAACTTTCCACAAACTTACTTATTTTCATTTATACTAACATTAGCTAACGTACTACTTTCAATTGTTCTTAAAGTGTTTGTTACTATGTTACTTGGCTATGGATTTAGTCTTAAAAAATGAAGAGGTAAAGAAATTATTTGGTGATTTTTGATGATGTTATTAGTTTTACCTGAAGTAGCACTACTTTCAGGACAACAATGAGTTGTATTTAAACTTAATAACATACCAAGACCAGCAGATAAATTTAGCGAATTTACATACAACCTATTTATAATTGCTGTGCCTTTTGTCGCCTCAATATTCAATGGTTTAATGTACAGAAACGCTTTTGAATCAATTCCAAACCGCATTAAAGAAGTAGCAATGATTGATGGGGCTGTTGGGGCTAAATATCTATTTAAAATAGCTATTCCAATGGTACAACCAACAACTCTAACAATTGTTATTCTAACAACTCTTGCTTCATGAAACTCATATCTATGACCATCATTAATTGCTGGTACAAACTATAGAGTTATGTCTGTGTGACTATTTGACGTTGGAAAAGACCACTCTTCAACTACAGCCGACGATAGAGTCTTCTACAACATTAAAATGGCCGGTGCTATTCTTGTTATTCTGCCAATGTTTGCCTTCTTCTTGGTTGCTCGTAGAAAAATTATGAACGCAATTAGCCGTCAAGGAAGTACAATTAAAGGATAA
- a CDS encoding Gp15 family bacteriophage protein has protein sequence MDYIKDLDLIIPALKTQYNIEPNELLRLKAKTFLVYISALNDEHLLSKVIVARSNSGEDMSEEYKKLREIYKLNDKQQSDPLANFARSMTKKENIWQ, from the coding sequence ATTGATTATATAAAAGACTTAGACCTTATTATTCCGGCACTAAAAACACAGTACAACATAGAACCAAATGAACTTTTAAGACTAAAAGCAAAAACCTTTTTGGTTTATATATCTGCACTAAATGACGAGCACTTGCTTTCTAAGGTTATTGTTGCACGGTCAAATAGTGGTGAAGATATGTCGGAAGAATATAAAAAATTACGAGAAATTTACAAGTTAAATGACAAGCAACAAAGCGACCCATTGGCAAATTTTGCAAGGTCTATGACTAAAAAGGAGAATATATGGCAGTAG